The Candidatus Deferrimicrobium sp. nucleotide sequence AGTTACCGTCGGTCATCCTCCCCCTCAGCGACCGGCAATGCGAGAGAGAATTCGACGCCACCTCCCCCCGGAAGGTTCCGGACCGCGAGGGTCCCCTCGTGCTCGTCGGCGATGCGGGAGCAGATGGAGAGCCCGAGCCCCGTCCCGCCGTCCTTCGTGGTGTAGAACGGGTCGAAGATCCGCTCCAGATCCCCTTCGGGAACCGGCGGCCCCGTATTCGCGACCCTCACCCGCACGTACAGCTTCCCTCCCTGCCGCTCCGTTCCAAGGGAAAAGGTCAACGTTCCGCCACCCCCCGGAGCCATCGCCTGCACCCCGTTCAGCGCGATGTTCAGGAGCAGCTGGGCCAACAGGTCCGGATCCCCCATCACCCTCGGGAGATCCACGGCCCCGCCCGTCGTCATAACCGTCTCCACCCCCTCCTTGCGCGCCTGGGTCGACACGAGCGACACCACGCGGTCGATCACCGATCGCGGATCGACCGGCCGCAGAGAAGCGGGGATCGGCCGCGCGAAGGAGAGGAACCGGTCCGCGGTCTGGCCCAGCCGGTCGATCTCCTCGATGTGCAGCTCGAGCATCCGCCGCTCGGGAACGCCTTCCGGGACGGCGTCCCGCAGGATCTCCGCGGTCCCCTTCAGGGAGTGGAGAGGGT carries:
- a CDS encoding two-component system sensor histidine kinase NtrB, translated to MPDPTRRGFAQGLLEDLRPIFTPRMVLSAWLPCLVITVLHYRIGAYHAWGHDVLRRLYYLPILFAAFAGGLRGGVTVSVFASLVYFPHAFTSLLVQDPAAALEKGLEIILYNSVAIVAGLLVDRERRERERQERLAIRLGDALEDQRRMEAQLIRAGKLGALGEMTAGIAHEIKNPLHSLKGTAEILRDAVPEGVPERRMLELHIEEIDRLGQTADRFLSFARPIPASLRPVDPRSVIDRVVSLVSTQARKEGVETVMTTGGAVDLPRVMGDPDLLAQLLLNIALNGVQAMAPGGGGTLTFSLGTERQGGKLYVRVRVANTGPPVPEGDLERIFDPFYTTKDGGTGLGLSICSRIADEHEGTLAVRNLPGGGGVEFSLALPVAEGEDDRR